One Neosynechococcus sphagnicola sy1 genomic region harbors:
- a CDS encoding helix-turn-helix domain-containing protein, whose product MAHTITNRCTQCGDCVPQCPQDAIKHEEGGFWIDPMLCNDCKGYAEAPQCVSACPIDLPPMPLQAKKGRCKTTIRMLPSPNLFANGKSNPFASAIAVWEACNVLAQRQSLPWKSDSEGKLYYERQVSGGRGAIAFRLTDALDSDAPVTLGSAAAQAEIANWDARAACLHLVYAAHAMALEQPWEQEFVISDRQIEAYLGLEKRKDLTKLAKLTLIKALVQQPCKLQLDIHWFQQGQVRGFSLKQSRLWHLLDIQHHFQEDDLGCKHLTGLTFRVQAGAWSQYFLNRRGASESTAFYQYSSLPQSLLETVTSLWQQHDGACRMLLWLLFKTKMGGEQRLTIPTLMRIAYGEAKMFLAATQREERKRLLRSFESDLEVLNHYGLKPVFDPITYPTDIQPLWAKLADLPDDAEAALEFWTNDGSNHNRLTDAAPRDKWKRLLHARLLCFELPDGWESQTTQATQTMQRKLRQAQRKEPMQPRSPLSAQQIITARKNLQISQRDLATHVGKSQSWVRDIESGRLQVGFKEQQLLSKVLGVNP is encoded by the coding sequence ATGGCACATACTATTACAAACCGCTGTACGCAGTGTGGAGATTGCGTTCCCCAATGCCCCCAGGATGCCATTAAACATGAGGAGGGGGGATTCTGGATTGACCCAATGTTATGTAATGACTGTAAGGGCTATGCTGAGGCACCCCAATGCGTGAGTGCTTGTCCGATTGATCTGCCACCCATGCCTTTACAGGCAAAGAAAGGGCGTTGCAAAACGACCATCCGGATGCTGCCTAGTCCCAATCTCTTTGCCAATGGCAAAAGTAACCCCTTTGCCTCTGCGATCGCTGTATGGGAGGCGTGTAATGTGTTAGCACAACGCCAATCACTGCCGTGGAAAAGTGATTCAGAGGGGAAACTTTATTACGAGCGGCAGGTGAGCGGTGGACGGGGCGCGATCGCATTCCGACTCACGGATGCCCTCGACTCAGACGCTCCCGTGACTCTGGGGAGCGCAGCGGCTCAGGCTGAAATTGCCAATTGGGATGCACGAGCCGCCTGTCTGCACCTGGTTTATGCTGCTCACGCGATGGCTTTAGAGCAACCCTGGGAGCAGGAGTTTGTGATCAGCGATCGTCAGATTGAAGCCTATTTAGGGTTGGAAAAGCGCAAAGACCTGACCAAGCTTGCCAAGTTGACCTTAATCAAAGCCTTGGTGCAGCAGCCTTGCAAGCTCCAACTTGACATTCACTGGTTTCAACAAGGGCAGGTGCGAGGATTCTCGCTCAAACAGAGCCGCCTCTGGCATTTGCTCGACATTCAGCATCATTTTCAGGAAGATGACCTAGGCTGCAAGCATCTGACTGGACTTACCTTCCGAGTTCAAGCCGGAGCTTGGTCGCAATACTTTCTCAATCGACGGGGCGCCAGCGAAAGTACAGCCTTTTACCAATACAGTAGTTTGCCTCAATCCCTTCTAGAAACCGTGACAAGCCTGTGGCAGCAGCATGATGGTGCCTGTCGCATGTTGCTATGGCTCTTGTTCAAAACCAAAATGGGGGGTGAACAACGCTTGACCATCCCAACGCTGATGCGGATTGCCTATGGAGAAGCCAAGATGTTTCTGGCGGCAACTCAACGAGAGGAGCGCAAACGATTGCTGCGATCGTTCGAGAGCGATCTGGAAGTGCTCAATCACTATGGACTGAAGCCAGTCTTTGATCCCATCACCTACCCGACCGACATTCAACCGTTGTGGGCAAAACTGGCAGACCTCCCCGATGATGCTGAAGCTGCCCTAGAATTTTGGACGAATGATGGCAGCAACCATAACCGTTTGACTGATGCGGCTCCGCGTGATAAATGGAAGCGGTTGCTGCACGCACGGCTTTTATGTTTTGAGCTGCCTGATGGGTGGGAGAGCCAGACCACCCAGGCGACCCAAACCATGCAAAGGAAGCTACGCCAAGCTCAACGCAAGGAACCGATGCAGCCGCGATCGCCCCTTTCGGCTCAACAGATTATTACGGCTAGAAAAAATCTGCAAATTAGCCAGCGAGATTTGGCAACCCATGTTGGCAAAAGTCAAAGTTGGGTGCGTGATATTGAAAGTGGTCGCCTCCAGGTTGGGTTCAAAGAGCAACAGCTTCTATCCAAAGTATTGGGTGTGAATCCATAA
- a CDS encoding efflux RND transporter periplasmic adaptor subunit: protein MTQFASSFRSTTLALAHPIHLFWRTRWMLLAGAVFTLTSSCGFLPKEAAEAQQRRNGNSRDQGSPTVDVAIAQTEALRQPREYTGTTQPIREISLRSQVEGQLLKLNADVGDRIQSGQTLAQVDDSFLEAVVISAEAELSARQAEIARLQTQVKEAETQVQRAKFQLQQAETDAKRFENLARDGAGTQQQAEQARTNALSANEVLRSTVAQVTSRQQEIASAQDRVIAQQAVIAQTKERQSYAVLRSPISGFVVARATEAGNLVQPGTELLKLGDFSSAKVMVQVSELELSTIRVGQSVQVRLDAQPNRQLIGTVARISPAANPTSRLVPVEVTMPNPTGQIGSGLLARVVFQSRDARNIVVPIAALPDLQKQRRSPNSASSSQTKPDPGKSQSKDATQGENGGNRFIGADNSNQPAKPARSTLFVVTGEGDQATVQSRSVMLGKQLDAKVEILSGLKPGDRYVARSSRPLKDGEKVRLSILSEKPGNK from the coding sequence ATGACTCAGTTTGCTTCTTCCTTTCGATCTACGACCTTGGCTCTAGCCCATCCCATTCATCTCTTTTGGCGCACGAGATGGATGCTATTGGCCGGAGCGGTATTTACCCTCACTTCTAGCTGTGGCTTTTTGCCCAAAGAGGCTGCTGAAGCACAACAGCGGCGAAATGGCAACAGCCGCGATCAGGGATCGCCAACTGTTGATGTGGCGATCGCCCAAACAGAAGCCCTACGCCAACCCAGAGAATATACGGGCACCACCCAACCCATACGGGAAATTTCCCTGCGATCCCAGGTGGAAGGACAGCTTTTAAAACTGAATGCCGATGTGGGCGATCGCATCCAGTCAGGTCAAACTCTGGCTCAGGTAGATGATTCTTTCTTGGAAGCTGTTGTGATTTCTGCCGAAGCAGAACTCTCTGCTCGCCAAGCCGAAATTGCTCGCCTGCAAACCCAGGTCAAAGAAGCAGAAACCCAGGTTCAACGTGCTAAGTTTCAACTGCAACAGGCAGAAACCGATGCCAAACGGTTTGAAAACCTGGCACGAGATGGAGCAGGCACCCAACAACAGGCAGAACAAGCTCGCACCAATGCCCTATCGGCAAATGAGGTTTTGCGTTCCACAGTGGCACAGGTTACCAGCCGCCAGCAAGAAATTGCCTCAGCTCAGGATCGTGTGATTGCCCAGCAAGCGGTGATTGCCCAAACTAAAGAACGTCAATCCTATGCTGTGCTGAGGTCACCCATCAGCGGATTTGTGGTGGCACGGGCTACAGAAGCAGGAAATTTGGTGCAGCCAGGAACCGAGTTGCTCAAATTGGGCGACTTCAGCAGTGCCAAAGTGATGGTGCAAGTTTCCGAATTGGAGCTATCCACGATTCGGGTTGGGCAATCAGTCCAAGTGCGGTTGGATGCCCAACCCAATCGCCAACTGATAGGCACCGTTGCCCGCATTTCTCCAGCCGCGAATCCCACTTCCCGATTAGTGCCTGTGGAAGTTACCATGCCTAATCCTACTGGACAAATTGGCAGTGGCTTGCTGGCGCGGGTTGTTTTCCAGAGCCGTGACGCACGCAACATTGTCGTGCCTATAGCAGCCTTGCCAGATCTCCAGAAACAACGGCGATCGCCTAATTCAGCCTCCTCATCTCAGACAAAACCAGACCCAGGTAAATCCCAGAGCAAGGATGCTACCCAGGGTGAAAATGGAGGGAACCGGTTCATTGGAGCGGACAACTCCAACCAACCCGCAAAACCAGCCCGTAGCACCCTATTTGTGGTGACTGGCGAGGGCGACCAAGCAACGGTGCAATCGCGTTCTGTCATGTTGGGCAAACAACTGGATGCTAAAGTCGAAATTTTGTCTGGCTTAAAACCGGGCGATCGCTACGTCGCTCGCAGCAGCCGTCCCCTCAAAGATGGCGAGAAAGTACGCCTTAGTATTCTTTCAGAGAAACCAGGAAATAAATAG
- a CDS encoding efflux RND transporter permease subunit has translation MQSPQTTGFSLSTLSIRRHIGVLMLTLTVMILGVFFMIQLPVDLLPSITYPRIGVRLDAPGISPEVAVDEITKPLEEALATTDGVVQIYSQTREGQVSLDLFFQPGNNIDQALNDATAIFNRNRNRLPDDLEAPRIFKADPSQLPVYEFALTSPSLRDVDLRVFADEELARELSVVPGVASADVSGGVQEEIRVQIDLNRLQALGVGLKDVLDGLEQRNQDVSGGRILGQSSEPLTRTVGRFQNVAEIQDLTFEVGSQQSPVSSQPSGGSAQPPVLQRVYLRDFAEVIDGTEEERVLVSLNQEKAVKVSILKQSEANTVNVVDGVKQQIEALRRSGLIPVEMTLRPTLDESIFIRNSLADVISSGLSGAILAAIAVLIFLGSLRQTLIIALTIPLCTLAAAIVMKLCGFSLNSF, from the coding sequence ATGCAAAGTCCTCAAACTACCGGATTTAGCCTCAGTACCCTATCGATTCGTCGGCATATTGGTGTTTTGATGCTCACCCTAACAGTCATGATTCTGGGGGTGTTCTTCATGATTCAATTGCCTGTTGATCTGCTGCCTTCGATTACCTATCCCCGAATTGGGGTGCGGCTGGATGCACCGGGAATTTCCCCAGAAGTGGCAGTGGATGAAATTACCAAACCGCTGGAAGAGGCACTGGCAACCACCGATGGAGTCGTGCAGATTTACTCTCAAACCCGTGAGGGGCAAGTCAGCCTAGACTTGTTTTTCCAGCCAGGAAACAATATCGACCAGGCACTAAACGATGCCACCGCCATTTTCAACCGTAACCGGAACCGATTGCCCGACGACCTCGAAGCGCCTCGAATTTTCAAAGCCGATCCCAGCCAGCTCCCTGTTTATGAATTTGCCCTCACCTCTCCCTCGCTGCGGGATGTGGATCTGCGGGTGTTTGCCGATGAGGAACTAGCCCGTGAATTGAGCGTGGTGCCAGGAGTTGCTTCAGCAGACGTTTCCGGTGGGGTGCAGGAAGAAATCCGGGTTCAGATTGATTTAAACCGCTTGCAGGCGCTAGGGGTTGGGTTAAAGGATGTATTAGATGGACTGGAGCAACGCAACCAGGATGTTTCCGGTGGAAGGATTCTAGGTCAATCATCGGAGCCGTTAACCCGTACAGTTGGTCGGTTTCAGAATGTGGCGGAGATTCAGGATTTGACCTTTGAGGTGGGAAGTCAGCAGTCACCGGTTAGCAGCCAGCCATCGGGAGGAAGTGCTCAGCCCCCAGTTCTGCAACGGGTTTATTTGCGAGACTTTGCGGAAGTGATTGATGGCACAGAAGAGGAGCGGGTACTTGTTAGTCTGAACCAGGAAAAGGCGGTCAAGGTCAGTATTCTGAAACAATCGGAAGCCAACACGGTTAACGTGGTGGATGGAGTTAAGCAGCAAATTGAAGCATTGCGCCGATCGGGTTTGATTCCAGTTGAAATGACATTGAGACCGACGCTGGATGAATCGATATTCATTCGCAACTCCCTGGCAGATGTAATTAGTTCGGGATTGTCTGGAGCCATTTTGGCGGCGATCGCTGTGCTGATTTTCTTGGGATCTCTGCGACAAACATTGATCATCGCGTTGACCATTCCCCTCTGCACCTTGGCGGCGGCGATCGTCATGAAGTTGTGCGGGTTCTCGCTGAATAGTTTTTAG
- a CDS encoding efflux RND transporter permease subunit translates to MVILENISKRVESLPPVIENGSSSQNGHNGSQAQSLIAAVESSSQEVESSLVAATGANLVSVLPFVLIGGFVSLLFNELILTICFAVVASLLVAITVVPMLSARLLAIRWSSGMHRFWLLRAFNRRFEWATWAYGRTLAKVVRRRRLVILVAFVVLGGSSLLMAGQIPQEILPRINTGQANVNVIFPPGTSLETNRKVMAAVDQVLLQQPETEYVFTTAGGSLFANFISSNPARSSSTVTLKPGSNITEFSDRASREVNKLNLAGIRVRVSPGSVRGLNLNNSPLRGADVDVVLQGQDPETLRQAGRQVLAALDEQVTLASFRPDADDRQPEVQILPDWERAKAFGLTIQDIGNTIQTAISGSVPTQLQRNERLVDVRVQLDKTLLQEPSQLQQLPLFVDNNIPIRLGDVAKIQEGRAPGEIQRINQRPVFLIAGNLNKGASLGAALAEVQQVVAGLDLPEGVTLQPSYAGRTSQELQEALKVLGSLAAFLVFVVMAVQYNSLVDPLVIILTIPLALAGGILGLYVTGTAIGITVLVGAVLLVGIVVNNAIIMVELANQIREEQGCDRLTAILKAAPDRLRPIMMTTITTVMGLFPLALGIGEGATFLQPLGVVVFSGLSLATLLTLFIVPCFYVLLHDLFQVNVRPREMLKQGRSLLAKATYLPDK, encoded by the coding sequence GTGGTGATTCTAGAAAACATCAGTAAGCGGGTCGAATCATTACCACCAGTGATTGAGAATGGATCCTCCAGCCAGAACGGACACAATGGTTCTCAGGCTCAATCCTTAATTGCAGCGGTTGAATCCAGCAGTCAGGAGGTTGAATCTTCACTGGTTGCTGCGACGGGTGCCAATTTGGTTTCCGTGCTTCCCTTCGTGCTGATTGGCGGGTTTGTCTCTTTGCTATTTAACGAACTGATTCTGACCATTTGCTTTGCTGTCGTTGCCTCACTGTTGGTCGCCATTACCGTGGTGCCAATGCTGTCTGCCCGACTCTTGGCAATTCGGTGGTCCAGCGGGATGCATCGATTCTGGCTGCTGCGAGCGTTTAATCGGCGGTTTGAGTGGGCAACTTGGGCATACGGCAGAACCTTGGCTAAAGTGGTGCGTCGTCGCAGGCTGGTGATCCTGGTGGCTTTTGTTGTTCTGGGCGGGAGTAGTCTGTTGATGGCGGGTCAAATTCCCCAGGAGATTTTGCCTCGGATTAATACCGGACAAGCCAATGTGAATGTTATTTTTCCTCCCGGCACTTCTCTGGAAACCAATCGCAAGGTGATGGCTGCCGTGGATCAGGTGTTGCTGCAGCAGCCAGAAACGGAGTATGTCTTTACGACAGCGGGGGGATCTCTGTTTGCTAATTTTATTTCTTCTAATCCAGCGCGGAGTTCCAGCACTGTAACCCTGAAGCCTGGGAGCAACATTACGGAGTTCAGCGATCGCGCCTCACGGGAAGTCAACAAGCTCAACCTGGCAGGAATTCGTGTGAGAGTTTCGCCCGGTAGCGTACGCGGTTTGAACTTAAATAACTCGCCGTTGCGCGGGGCAGATGTGGATGTAGTGCTCCAGGGACAGGATCCCGAAACCCTACGGCAGGCTGGACGACAAGTGCTGGCAGCCTTGGATGAACAGGTAACCTTGGCGAGTTTTCGCCCCGATGCAGACGATCGCCAGCCCGAAGTTCAGATTCTGCCTGACTGGGAACGGGCTAAAGCCTTTGGGCTAACAATCCAGGACATTGGCAATACCATTCAGACCGCGATCTCGGGTTCGGTGCCTACCCAGCTACAACGAAATGAGCGCTTGGTGGATGTACGGGTTCAGTTGGATAAAACCTTGCTCCAGGAACCTTCTCAACTTCAGCAACTGCCTCTTTTTGTGGACAACAACATTCCAATTCGCCTCGGCGATGTTGCCAAAATTCAGGAGGGGCGTGCTCCCGGTGAAATCCAGCGGATTAACCAGCGTCCTGTGTTTCTGATCGCTGGCAACCTCAACAAAGGTGCCAGTTTGGGAGCTGCCCTAGCGGAGGTACAGCAAGTGGTTGCCGGTTTAGACTTACCAGAGGGGGTGACGTTACAGCCCAGCTACGCGGGCAGAACCAGCCAAGAGCTACAGGAGGCGCTCAAAGTCTTGGGATCATTGGCAGCATTTCTGGTCTTTGTGGTGATGGCGGTGCAGTACAACTCCTTGGTTGACCCATTGGTGATCATTCTGACCATACCCCTGGCACTGGCAGGGGGAATTCTGGGGCTATATGTGACGGGAACAGCAATCGGTATTACGGTGCTGGTCGGGGCGGTGCTGCTGGTGGGGATTGTGGTTAACAATGCCATCATCATGGTGGAGCTGGCAAATCAGATTCGGGAAGAGCAGGGGTGCGATCGCCTCACCGCCATTCTAAAAGCTGCCCCCGATCGCCTCCGCCCCATCATGATGACCACGATTACAACCGTGATGGGCTTATTTCCACTGGCACTGGGAATTGGAGAAGGCGCAACGTTTCTACAACCTCTGGGGGTGGTAGTGTTTTCTGGGTTGTCCCTGGCAACTCTGCTCACCCTGTTCATCGTTCCCTGCTTCTATGTTCTGCTCCATGACCTGTTTCAGGTCAATGTGCGTCCTAGAGAAATGCTCAAACAGGGGCGATCGCTACTCGCCAAAGCCACTTACTTACCTGACAAATAA
- a CDS encoding cupin, with amino-acid sequence MKHRDLLVTENGRWQTCKPAREWDLLRTPYRFHRFLTEVEDVLEAAIDETDCLPQLWLLVRRFITNSYWLQTQFIEPSPDTGTGVIVLYDEIGYPLTVQIATYLPGTRSSIHNHGTWGVVAVFKGEEKNTFWQRNPKPQFPDWIEPTAEVTLLPGDIISFTPDAIHGVEAAGDETTVTFSLYGENHHSKRFEFDPVTHTAKNF; translated from the coding sequence ATGAAACATCGAGATTTACTGGTTACAGAAAACGGACGGTGGCAGACTTGTAAGCCTGCGAGAGAATGGGACTTGCTCCGCACGCCTTATCGGTTTCATCGCTTTTTGACAGAGGTGGAGGATGTGTTGGAAGCGGCGATCGATGAAACCGATTGTTTGCCGCAACTCTGGCTACTCGTGCGCCGATTCATCACAAATTCCTACTGGCTACAGACGCAGTTTATTGAACCCAGCCCTGACACAGGCACTGGAGTCATCGTGCTGTATGACGAAATTGGTTATCCACTGACCGTGCAGATTGCCACTTACTTACCCGGTACACGATCGTCCATTCACAATCACGGAACTTGGGGTGTTGTTGCAGTGTTCAAGGGAGAAGAAAAAAATACCTTTTGGCAACGGAATCCCAAGCCACAGTTCCCAGATTGGATAGAGCCAACGGCTGAAGTCACTTTATTGCCAGGAGACATCATCAGCTTTACTCCCGATGCAATTCATGGTGTTGAAGCCGCTGGTGATGAAACGACCGTTACCTTCAGTCTCTACGGCGAAAACCACCATTCCAAACGCTTTGAGTTTGATCCCGTGACTCACACCGCCAAAAATTTCTAA
- the modA gene encoding molybdate ABC transporter substrate-binding protein: protein MRSKQFLIFLSVALISFLLVPGLRLVNPEPAQATTTLLVSAAASLKEVLEEINPLYRRNHHDVNLTFNFGASGALLQQIEQGAPADIFISAAKGQMDTLDQKGALVPGTRTNLAANKLVLIVPNGSAGVVSFDSLKLPEVKRIAIGEPRSVPAGQYAEQVLQKLNLMDAVKPKLVYANNVRQVLAAVESGNAEAGLVYLTDAKISSKVKIVVIVADSYHSPIVYPMAVLKSSKNITAAKAFVQYLTSSEAKSALRKYGFSVPK from the coding sequence ATGAGGAGTAAACAGTTTCTAATTTTTCTCAGCGTAGCGCTGATCAGCTTCTTGCTGGTGCCTGGTTTAAGGCTAGTCAATCCTGAGCCAGCCCAAGCCACCACGACTCTACTAGTTTCGGCGGCGGCTAGTTTGAAAGAGGTGCTAGAGGAGATCAATCCGCTGTATCGCAGAAACCACCACGATGTGAACCTGACCTTTAACTTTGGGGCATCGGGTGCCTTATTGCAGCAGATTGAGCAGGGAGCCCCCGCCGATATTTTTATTTCCGCTGCCAAGGGCCAAATGGATACATTGGATCAGAAAGGAGCCCTGGTTCCTGGTACCCGTACCAACCTGGCAGCCAACAAGTTGGTGCTGATTGTGCCCAATGGCTCTGCAGGTGTCGTCAGCTTCGATAGTTTGAAACTGCCTGAGGTGAAGCGGATTGCGATTGGTGAACCTCGGAGCGTTCCGGCAGGGCAGTATGCGGAACAGGTTTTGCAAAAGCTGAATTTGATGGATGCAGTAAAGCCCAAGCTCGTCTATGCCAACAACGTACGGCAAGTGTTAGCAGCGGTTGAAAGTGGTAACGCCGAAGCAGGTTTGGTTTACCTCACGGATGCAAAAATCTCCAGCAAGGTGAAGATCGTCGTCATTGTCGCGGATTCCTATCACTCGCCGATCGTCTACCCAATGGCAGTACTCAAGAGTAGCAAAAACATCACCGCTGCTAAAGCCTTTGTGCAATATCTGACGAGTAGTGAAGCGAAAAGTGCTTTGCGAAAGTATGGGTTTAGTGTGCCGAAGTAG
- the modB gene encoding molybdate ABC transporter permease subunit: MNDAVSLPLDLSPLWISLKVSLLATIFTFFVGMAVAYWMLGYRGKGRSLLEGLFVSPLILPPTVVGFLLLLFFGKNAPVGQLLMSVDLSVVFTWYGAVITATVVSFPLMYRTALGAFEQVDGNLLAVARTLGASEWTVFRRILLPLALPGVVAGAVLAFARALGEFGATLMLAGNIPGQTQTIPMAIYFAVEAGAMNEAWFWAIVIMLISLSGIFAVNFWQEQQKNAAHPVQSIQEFSLCH; this comes from the coding sequence ATGAATGACGCGGTCTCCCTACCCCTCGACCTGTCTCCGCTCTGGATCTCTCTGAAAGTCTCGCTGTTGGCAACGATCTTTACCTTCTTTGTGGGTATGGCGGTTGCTTACTGGATGTTGGGTTATCGAGGTAAGGGGCGATCGCTGCTGGAAGGGCTTTTTGTCTCCCCGCTGATTCTGCCACCTACCGTGGTTGGTTTTTTACTGCTGTTGTTCTTTGGTAAAAATGCCCCCGTCGGACAACTGCTGATGTCAGTGGATCTGAGTGTGGTTTTTACCTGGTATGGGGCGGTGATTACTGCAACGGTGGTGTCCTTTCCCTTGATGTATCGCACGGCATTGGGTGCTTTTGAACAAGTTGACGGGAACCTCCTGGCTGTTGCCCGGACGTTGGGTGCCTCAGAATGGACAGTCTTTCGTCGGATTCTACTGCCCCTGGCGTTACCCGGAGTGGTTGCCGGAGCCGTGCTTGCCTTTGCTCGTGCCCTGGGTGAATTTGGTGCCACGCTGATGCTGGCGGGTAATATTCCTGGACAGACGCAAACGATTCCCATGGCAATCTATTTCGCTGTGGAAGCGGGTGCCATGAATGAAGCCTGGTTTTGGGCCATTGTGATTATGCTGATTTCGCTTTCGGGCATTTTTGCTGTCAATTTTTGGCAGGAGCAGCAAAAAAACGCGGCGCATCCAGTTCAATCGATCCAGGAATTCAGCCTCTGTCACTAG
- a CDS encoding sulfate/molybdate ABC transporter ATP-binding protein has translation MQKRLANFDLDLALNVTESTLGILGGSGAGKSMLLRCLAGMESPSKGQIVLNGRVLFDAKSGINVPSRDRRIGFLVQNYALFPHMTVAKNIAFGLPKALSARQVRQRVEAQLAAVQLQGYGDRYPIQLSGGQQQRVALARALASEPELLLLDEPFSALDTHLRSQMEQEMVTRLRTFNGVSLFVTHNLEEAYRVCQDLLVLEQGHAVAYGAKYDIFERPGLLGVAQLTGCKNISAAAEIAAQTVLAGDWGLPLQVVDSIPDRLAYVGIRAHQIRFTEHANQCNTVPCWLVSTSETPHRMTVFLKFNTQPDHPQDYHVQAEVFKEKWEMLKQKPLPWFVQLDPLRLMLLEA, from the coding sequence GTGCAAAAACGACTTGCCAATTTTGACCTGGATCTGGCGCTCAACGTCACCGAATCCACGCTGGGCATCTTGGGCGGATCAGGAGCGGGCAAAAGCATGCTATTGCGGTGTCTTGCAGGGATGGAAAGCCCCAGCAAAGGTCAAATTGTCTTGAATGGGAGGGTGCTGTTTGATGCCAAAAGCGGGATCAATGTGCCGAGCCGCGATCGCCGGATTGGGTTTCTGGTACAAAACTACGCCCTGTTTCCTCACATGACGGTAGCAAAAAATATTGCCTTTGGTTTGCCTAAAGCCCTTTCTGCCAGACAAGTTCGGCAACGGGTGGAAGCCCAATTGGCAGCGGTGCAGTTACAGGGATATGGCGATCGCTATCCCATCCAACTCTCTGGTGGGCAGCAACAGCGAGTGGCCTTGGCACGAGCACTGGCAAGTGAACCGGAACTGCTGCTCCTGGATGAACCCTTCTCAGCGTTGGACACGCATCTGCGTAGCCAAATGGAACAGGAGATGGTTACACGCCTACGCACCTTCAATGGAGTAAGCCTTTTTGTCACGCACAATTTAGAAGAGGCATACCGGGTTTGTCAGGATTTGCTCGTGCTGGAGCAGGGACACGCCGTTGCTTACGGTGCCAAGTACGACATTTTTGAACGCCCTGGTCTGTTGGGGGTGGCTCAATTAACAGGGTGCAAGAACATTTCTGCTGCGGCAGAGATAGCAGCACAAACAGTTCTGGCAGGCGATTGGGGGTTGCCCTTGCAGGTGGTTGATTCCATCCCCGATCGCCTCGCCTATGTGGGTATTCGCGCCCACCAAATCCGGTTCACTGAACATGCCAACCAGTGCAACACGGTTCCGTGCTGGTTGGTTTCCACCAGCGAAACGCCGCACCGCATGACCGTGTTTCTCAAGTTCAATACCCAGCCTGATCACCCACAGGACTATCACGTGCAGGCAGAAGTCTTCAAGGAAAAGTGGGAAATGCTCAAGCAGAAACCCTTGCCTTGGTTCGTGCAACTCGATCCGTTGCGGTTAATGCTATTAGAAGCATAG
- a CDS encoding ArsC/Spx/MgsR family protein: MEIVIFYEKPGCINNTKQKALLKAAGHNVQAHNLLTESWTVETLRLFFGTLPVADWFNRSAPAVKAGDVIPENMDENTALLRMVQNPLLIRRPLIQVGNLRAVGFDMAIIDAWIGLQSADTAQDLQTCPRDRATAPG, encoded by the coding sequence ATGGAGATCGTTATTTTTTACGAAAAACCAGGCTGCATCAACAACACCAAACAAAAAGCATTGCTCAAAGCCGCAGGACATAATGTACAGGCACATAATCTACTCACCGAATCCTGGACAGTCGAAACCCTCCGTCTCTTTTTTGGCACACTCCCTGTTGCAGACTGGTTCAATCGATCAGCTCCGGCAGTTAAGGCAGGGGATGTAATCCCTGAAAACATGGATGAAAATACGGCACTGCTACGGATGGTGCAAAATCCGCTGCTGATTCGTCGTCCGTTGATTCAGGTTGGCAATCTGCGAGCCGTGGGTTTTGATATGGCCATCATCGATGCTTGGATTGGTCTCCAGTCAGCGGATACAGCCCAAGATTTACAGACTTGTCCCCGAGATCGGGCCACTGCTCCTGGTTAA
- a CDS encoding TOBE domain-containing protein, translated as MQISARNALKGTVKSIEVGAVNTEVVLEIGAGVEVTSIITKASAETLGLSVGKQAYAVIKASDVIVAID; from the coding sequence ATGCAAATCAGTGCGCGTAATGCCCTCAAGGGAACGGTCAAGTCGATTGAAGTTGGGGCTGTGAATACAGAAGTTGTGTTGGAAATTGGAGCGGGTGTTGAAGTTACCTCAATTATCACGAAAGCTTCAGCCGAAACGTTAGGTTTAAGCGTTGGCAAGCAAGCCTATGCAGTCATTAAAGCCAGTGATGTGATTGTGGCGATCGATTAG